In Curtobacterium sp. TC1, the following proteins share a genomic window:
- a CDS encoding ATP-binding protein: protein MTDEDALRAAAVLLNGPNHDLLPTAALTGDQFEGFTERLLAAHRRALPSVGRRIERVKRWGRSGDKQDGVDLVGAWDDGTTVAFQCKRWAALSPSAVRTIVKETTYNASEFKLVFSGVASAASRKAMEEFPAWDLWDVRDLRQLLGDLPLHVQRDVLDETWSASVRRRFLKGLPTDAFVATATVRASRARDGQLLDDNAPFVGMGARRRELTNLLQAGPEVSQVVLVHGPGGTGKTRLLLEAAEAFERLRPEVPVLWLGPGVALGEAALGELPLVASVIVVDDAHLQADDLTALLRHVLETPGARLLLGSRDLAVHELRRKLIRGGVVSSRIGDVRTDRISLKAARRLVAALAKDLSVAYGFREALARIAVDVPAVAVLAVGMVRAGTLTDPFPLDEQLREAVLARFGEETLDDVPGGPPQAPRRLLSLIAAIGTINRDDDETQARLLQITGWSVADYLSVFAALEARGLVIGTGEVFRVTSELFADQILEHEAVIFGRDSHLVSTLWEQFGDGEHRTLLVNLAALAGRLHRQGSPPVMDAVWADVRKRVTDMTLFELTMFLSDAAPAAQTQPAEFVDILDVVLGMVDGPRETIPDEPTRSWYTEDGLRHHLASLYADVGANDPALIPHVLDVLWGLSKQDGRLENTNPGHPVRLIRERFADFGSIPSAEAPSQVIDAVERWSGEDRTPIPLLTSIMTKHGTRMVMTDHRTVTFRPFAVSPEKTIFLRARIRKILERDAEHPREKIELLKAALAPPRPGFGAEVTDAAILAWEDDDLATVATLRRISTATKISAVRRLVRNAVDWPATHAVSPAVRSETRTLIAELDARPEDDFADLLVGSTHITMHQRLGSDASGGRGLGRYKRLTALFADVIDEVWPDQFTPAGFSHLDTQVREAAEVGGRHLWILMHLATALQTARPQLVAPVTAAIMENTAGPLDDLLPTLLAGVSDEQLRASTYAYPTLRPGARRAFGIAAAGEGWRSKRTAAMALLAAGRHDEDQTVRQAFLTAYDRNATLRAISDELMECAATPQTIEVVLDDLGFGLSHNEQDPVIGTVEVPVLLDLLKLLPSNASTVPHVLRAVARVDVSAALTFLDEPGDPKFHIEVDEVLDGDASDIADWLLRRASTADARPVSWRSTRAIGEPIPANVGDILAAQVFQLEPETVDHLTELLAGFSAWVSHRPTLAERLLEHGSPDLDARGQRLALIQNSVTPTSWSTGTGGSPELDLTIIAATKAAASASTAELRALLEAGISRMQGWLRDAEECEDDEDEDDFDDEDGSNDSSASSPE from the coding sequence GTGACCGACGAAGACGCGCTGCGAGCGGCAGCTGTGCTGTTGAACGGCCCCAATCATGACTTGCTACCCACGGCCGCTCTGACTGGCGATCAGTTTGAGGGGTTCACGGAACGCCTGCTCGCGGCACACCGACGCGCCCTGCCTTCGGTGGGCCGCCGTATCGAACGAGTCAAGCGTTGGGGCCGTTCCGGCGACAAGCAAGACGGCGTCGACCTTGTCGGCGCTTGGGACGACGGAACTACGGTAGCTTTCCAATGCAAGCGGTGGGCGGCGCTGTCACCGTCGGCGGTGCGCACCATCGTCAAAGAGACCACGTACAACGCAAGCGAGTTCAAGTTGGTCTTCTCTGGCGTGGCGTCGGCCGCCAGCCGGAAAGCGATGGAGGAGTTCCCGGCCTGGGATCTGTGGGACGTACGGGATCTCCGGCAGCTGCTCGGCGACCTTCCCCTTCACGTTCAGCGCGACGTACTCGACGAGACGTGGTCCGCCAGTGTCCGAAGGCGATTTCTCAAGGGACTTCCGACGGACGCGTTCGTCGCCACGGCGACCGTGCGCGCAAGCAGAGCGCGCGACGGTCAACTTCTTGATGACAACGCACCTTTTGTCGGCATGGGGGCGCGGCGACGAGAGCTGACGAACTTGCTTCAGGCCGGGCCGGAGGTCAGTCAGGTCGTTCTCGTGCACGGACCTGGCGGCACCGGCAAGACGCGTCTCCTTTTGGAAGCAGCGGAGGCTTTTGAGCGACTGCGCCCAGAAGTTCCCGTGTTGTGGCTTGGGCCTGGCGTAGCTCTCGGCGAGGCCGCGCTCGGCGAGCTGCCCCTAGTCGCCTCGGTCATCGTCGTTGACGACGCTCACCTGCAGGCCGATGATTTGACCGCGCTCTTGCGCCACGTCTTGGAGACACCTGGGGCGAGGCTGCTCCTCGGATCCCGCGACCTTGCCGTGCACGAGCTTCGACGGAAGCTGATCCGTGGTGGCGTCGTGAGTAGCAGGATCGGTGATGTCCGGACTGACCGCATCAGTTTGAAAGCAGCCCGACGACTCGTCGCGGCCCTCGCGAAGGACCTTTCGGTGGCATACGGCTTCCGAGAGGCGCTCGCACGTATCGCGGTCGATGTGCCCGCCGTCGCCGTATTGGCTGTTGGTATGGTCCGCGCGGGAACACTGACCGACCCGTTCCCCTTGGATGAGCAGCTGCGCGAAGCGGTGCTCGCGCGCTTTGGCGAGGAGACGCTGGACGACGTTCCTGGAGGACCCCCGCAGGCCCCACGGCGGCTCCTGTCACTCATCGCCGCAATCGGCACGATCAATCGCGATGACGACGAAACACAGGCACGTCTTCTCCAAATCACCGGGTGGAGCGTTGCAGACTACCTGTCAGTCTTCGCGGCGCTTGAGGCTCGAGGCCTAGTGATTGGCACTGGGGAGGTGTTCCGGGTTACCTCGGAATTGTTCGCCGATCAGATCCTCGAACATGAAGCGGTGATCTTCGGTCGCGACAGCCACCTTGTGTCCACGCTTTGGGAGCAGTTCGGTGACGGCGAGCACCGCACGCTGCTAGTGAACCTGGCAGCACTGGCTGGTCGGCTGCACCGCCAAGGGTCGCCGCCAGTCATGGATGCAGTCTGGGCGGACGTCCGGAAGCGGGTCACCGACATGACCCTCTTTGAACTGACGATGTTCCTTTCGGACGCCGCGCCAGCTGCGCAGACCCAGCCGGCCGAGTTCGTGGACATTCTCGACGTCGTACTGGGTATGGTCGATGGGCCACGCGAGACCATCCCCGATGAACCCACGCGCTCTTGGTACACCGAGGATGGTTTGCGCCACCACCTTGCCTCGCTGTACGCCGACGTCGGAGCGAATGATCCGGCCCTGATTCCTCATGTGCTCGATGTCCTCTGGGGACTGAGCAAGCAGGATGGACGGCTGGAAAATACGAACCCCGGGCATCCGGTTCGACTCATACGAGAGCGATTCGCTGACTTCGGGTCGATCCCGAGCGCTGAAGCGCCATCGCAGGTCATAGATGCGGTCGAGCGCTGGTCGGGCGAAGACCGGACTCCGATACCTCTGCTGACGTCGATCATGACCAAGCACGGAACACGAATGGTGATGACTGACCATCGCACCGTGACTTTTCGACCGTTCGCTGTTTCTCCTGAGAAGACGATTTTCCTTAGGGCACGTATCCGTAAGATCCTTGAACGCGATGCCGAGCACCCTCGAGAGAAGATCGAGTTGCTGAAGGCGGCGCTCGCTCCACCACGACCGGGATTTGGTGCTGAGGTCACGGACGCAGCCATTCTCGCTTGGGAGGACGATGATCTAGCGACGGTGGCAACATTGCGGCGCATCTCCACGGCGACGAAGATCTCCGCGGTAAGGCGCCTTGTCCGCAACGCCGTGGACTGGCCCGCGACACATGCAGTTTCGCCGGCGGTGCGCTCTGAGACGCGGACCCTCATCGCAGAGCTAGATGCGAGGCCGGAGGATGACTTCGCGGACTTGCTGGTCGGTTCGACGCACATCACGATGCATCAGCGCCTCGGTTCCGATGCTTCCGGAGGTCGCGGCCTCGGTCGGTACAAACGACTGACGGCTCTATTCGCTGATGTCATTGACGAGGTCTGGCCCGACCAATTCACACCCGCAGGTTTTTCTCACCTCGACACGCAAGTCCGCGAAGCCGCCGAGGTCGGCGGCCGGCATCTTTGGATACTCATGCATTTGGCGACGGCACTGCAGACAGCACGGCCGCAGCTCGTCGCGCCCGTAACTGCAGCGATCATGGAAAACACCGCAGGGCCGCTCGACGACCTTCTTCCGACCCTGCTAGCGGGTGTGTCCGATGAGCAGCTCAGGGCGTCCACATACGCGTACCCGACGCTTCGCCCGGGTGCCCGCCGAGCTTTCGGGATTGCTGCCGCGGGGGAGGGATGGCGGTCGAAACGAACGGCGGCGATGGCGCTGCTAGCGGCGGGGCGTCACGACGAGGACCAAACGGTCCGACAGGCGTTTCTCACCGCCTACGACAGGAACGCGACGCTGCGCGCAATCAGCGATGAGCTCATGGAATGCGCGGCGACGCCACAAACGATAGAGGTCGTGCTCGACGACCTCGGGTTCGGGCTGAGTCACAACGAACAGGATCCGGTCATCGGCACGGTTGAGGTTCCGGTGCTGTTGGACCTTCTCAAGCTGCTGCCCAGCAACGCATCGACGGTCCCGCACGTCCTCCGAGCAGTGGCAAGAGTCGATGTGTCAGCGGCTTTGACATTCCTGGACGAGCCAGGAGACCCGAAGTTCCACATCGAGGTGGATGAGGTACTCGATGGCGATGCTAGTGACATTGCGGATTGGCTCCTCCGGCGCGCTTCGACAGCGGACGCGAGGCCAGTCAGCTGGAGGAGCACACGTGCCATCGGTGAACCGATACCGGCGAACGTAGGTGACATCCTTGCCGCTCAGGTCTTCCAGCTGGAGCCCGAGACGGTGGACCACCTAACCGAACTTCTTGCGGGGTTCTCCGCTTGGGTGTCACACCGTCCGACGCTCGCTGAGCGGCTCCTTGAGCACGGCAGCCCCGATCTCGACGCACGCGGACAACGTCTGGCCCTGATTCAAAACTCGGTGACCCCAACCAGCTGGTCCACTGGGACCGGGGGTTCACCGGAGCTGGATCTCACGATCATTGCCGCGACGAAAGCCGCCGCATCGGCATCAACTGCCGAGCTCCGCGCACTCCTCGAGGCGGGCATCAGCCGCATGCAGGGCTGGCTGCGTGATGCAGAGGAATGCGAGGACGACGAGGACGAGGACGACTTTGACGACGAGGACGGATCGAACGACTCTTCCGCAAGCTCGCCGGAGTAG